A section of the Asticcacaulis sp. EMRT-3 genome encodes:
- a CDS encoding copper-translocating P-type ATPase: MADELNANALCCHSGKTETAPLPQDVGTTTAEKRYTCPMHPDVHQSGPGQCPKCGMNLVPEAADSTDQATPDCCHGEHNHGVANPKHAPNTGGKVSYTCPMHPQIHEDKPGACPICGMALEPETVALEDHGNPELKDMTLRFWVAAALSLPVFILAMGEHLPMLSRLIPHQSSVYIQMVLATPVVLWAGAPFFARGWISIITRNLNMFTLIALGTGVSWAYSMVAALLPDLLPASDMGFPPVYFEAAAVVTALVLLGQVLELKARSQTGDAIKALLRLAPTTATRIKSDGSDETVPLEDVQVEDHLRVRPGEKVPVDGEIIEGQSHIDESMVTGEAMPVAKAVGAKVTGATLNQAGSFVMKVTRVGGDTLLAQIVHMVSKAQRSRAPIQRVADTVSGYFVPIVVGIAVLTAIIWFVFGPEPKFAYALLNAIAVLIIACPCALGLATPMSIMAGTGRAARAGILIRDAAALEAFQTVDTLVFDKTGTLTEGKPRLIEIKALAGFDADRLLALSASLEGSSEHPLAIAIINGAKDKKISLFKAEDFASITGKGVTGKIDGAVTALGNAALLKDLGADEAALSNLSKAYRDAGQTVIYVAIEKKAAGIIVVADPIKATTPEALKALKAQGLRLVMLTGDNAATAQAVAKQLGLDEVKADVPPEGKAEVVQNLIKEGRKVAMAGDGVNDAPALASATVGIAMGNGTDIAMESAGITLIKGDLLGVVHARILSRAVMNNIRQNLFFAFFYNALGVPVAAGVLYPFFGILLSPIIASAAMSFSSVSVIVNALRIRNVKL; this comes from the coding sequence ATGGCCGACGAACTTAATGCAAACGCCTTGTGCTGCCATTCTGGCAAAACGGAGACCGCGCCTTTGCCGCAGGACGTCGGAACGACAACGGCTGAAAAGCGCTATACGTGCCCCATGCATCCGGACGTTCATCAGTCAGGACCAGGGCAGTGCCCAAAATGTGGCATGAACCTTGTACCTGAAGCGGCTGACTCGACAGATCAGGCGACGCCCGACTGTTGCCACGGTGAGCACAATCATGGGGTAGCCAACCCAAAACACGCCCCTAACACCGGCGGTAAGGTCAGTTATACCTGTCCGATGCATCCACAGATCCATGAAGACAAGCCTGGCGCCTGTCCGATCTGCGGCATGGCCTTGGAGCCTGAGACCGTAGCCCTGGAAGATCACGGCAATCCCGAACTCAAAGATATGACCCTCAGATTCTGGGTGGCTGCGGCCTTGAGCCTGCCGGTATTCATCCTGGCCATGGGCGAACATCTGCCTATGCTATCGCGTCTCATCCCACATCAGAGTTCCGTCTATATCCAGATGGTTCTGGCGACACCTGTAGTTTTATGGGCGGGCGCGCCCTTCTTTGCCCGCGGCTGGATCTCGATCATCACCCGAAACCTCAACATGTTCACCCTGATCGCCTTGGGCACGGGTGTGTCGTGGGCGTACAGCATGGTTGCCGCTCTGCTACCCGACCTCCTGCCCGCATCGGACATGGGATTTCCGCCCGTCTATTTTGAAGCGGCCGCCGTCGTCACGGCGCTGGTTCTTCTAGGCCAGGTTTTGGAATTGAAAGCCCGCTCGCAAACGGGAGATGCTATCAAGGCCCTGCTACGATTGGCCCCAACAACGGCGACACGTATAAAGTCAGATGGCAGCGATGAAACCGTGCCGCTCGAAGACGTGCAGGTCGAAGATCATTTGCGCGTGCGACCTGGCGAAAAAGTGCCGGTCGATGGCGAGATCATTGAAGGGCAAAGCCATATCGATGAATCCATGGTGACTGGCGAAGCTATGCCAGTGGCCAAGGCTGTCGGGGCCAAGGTCACAGGCGCCACGCTCAATCAGGCCGGCAGTTTCGTTATGAAGGTCACGCGAGTGGGCGGCGATACTCTTCTGGCCCAGATCGTCCATATGGTTAGCAAGGCTCAGCGCTCACGCGCACCGATCCAACGCGTTGCTGACACGGTTTCGGGTTATTTTGTACCCATCGTAGTCGGCATTGCGGTGCTGACAGCCATCATCTGGTTTGTTTTTGGCCCTGAGCCGAAATTCGCCTATGCCCTGCTTAATGCCATCGCCGTCCTGATCATTGCCTGTCCCTGCGCGCTTGGGCTGGCTACACCCATGTCGATCATGGCGGGCACGGGTCGTGCGGCGCGCGCAGGCATTCTGATCCGTGATGCCGCCGCCCTTGAAGCCTTCCAGACGGTCGACACGCTCGTTTTCGACAAGACCGGCACGCTCACCGAAGGCAAGCCGCGCCTGATCGAGATCAAGGCGCTTGCAGGGTTTGACGCAGACCGGCTGCTGGCGCTTAGCGCCTCGCTGGAAGGCTCCAGCGAACACCCGTTGGCGATAGCTATCATCAACGGCGCCAAGGACAAGAAAATAAGCCTGTTCAAAGCAGAAGACTTTGCCTCGATTACCGGAAAGGGTGTCACCGGCAAGATAGATGGCGCGGTGACGGCTCTGGGTAATGCCGCCCTCCTGAAGGATCTCGGCGCGGATGAAGCTGCGCTTAGTAACCTGTCTAAAGCCTATCGTGACGCCGGACAGACCGTCATCTATGTCGCCATCGAGAAAAAAGCTGCTGGCATCATCGTTGTCGCCGACCCGATCAAGGCGACGACACCAGAAGCGCTCAAGGCGCTCAAGGCACAGGGCCTGCGTCTGGTCATGCTGACCGGCGACAATGCGGCAACCGCTCAGGCGGTCGCTAAGCAACTCGGTCTTGATGAGGTCAAGGCGGACGTGCCGCCCGAGGGTAAGGCAGAAGTCGTGCAAAACCTGATCAAAGAAGGCCGTAAAGTCGCCATGGCGGGCGACGGCGTCAACGATGCGCCTGCCCTGGCATCGGCTACAGTTGGCATTGCCATGGGTAACGGCACAGATATTGCCATGGAAAGTGCTGGCATTACCCTGATCAAGGGCGACCTGTTAGGCGTGGTTCATGCCCGGATTTTGAGTCGGGCCGTGATGAACAACATCCGCCAGAATCTGTTCTTTGCCTTCTTTTATAACGCGCTTGGTGTGCCGGTCGCTGCGGGGGTTTTATATCCATTCTTCGGAATATTGCTGTCGCCGATTATCGCAAGTGCTGCCATGTCGTTCAGTTCCGTATCTGTCATCGTCAATGCCTTGCGAATTCGAAACGTGAAACTCTGA
- a CDS encoding metal-sensitive transcriptional regulator: protein MSEHPSHTEQLPRLNRAGGQIEGIKRMIGEGQYCVDILTQLRAVRSAIKTIELSVLETHMKSCLVKSCACGDDTTRDKQLAEIMVLLKKYE from the coding sequence ATGTCCGAACATCCATCCCACACCGAACAACTGCCGCGCCTGAACCGGGCGGGCGGCCAGATCGAAGGAATCAAGCGCATGATCGGCGAAGGCCAGTATTGCGTCGATATCCTGACCCAACTCCGGGCCGTGCGCAGCGCCATCAAGACCATCGAACTTAGCGTGCTCGAAACCCACATGAAATCCTGCCTCGTCAAGTCTTGTGCCTGCGGCGACGACACCACGCGCGATAAGCAACTCGCCGAAATCATGGTTCTTCTCAAGAAGTACGAATAG
- a CDS encoding multicopper oxidase domain-containing protein — MNRLLSLVFGLLALALWPSLTQAAPVHHVQEYNLTIARQMVEVAGKPRSRITVNGTSPGPVLRFTDGDDAIIHVTNTMSEDSSIHWHGLLVPASQDGVPGFNGFDGIRPGQTFTYHFHIKQSGTYWYHAHSMGQEQDGLFGAIVIAPAPGSQDAAEDVKSDRDYTVVLSDESLEPARSIEAHLKMSSDYYAYHRRTLGDFFSEVGKMGLGKALKKAGQWGRMNMSPNDLADVEGYIFIVNGESPTQNWTGLFKPGEKVRLRFINAASMTMYDVRIPGLKMTVVAADGQPVEPVSIDEFRIGNAETYDVIVEPKDDKAYTIAAEPIDRTGFAIGTLAPRDGMKGDMPAQRPRSILTMSDMNMSMMMMEDPKMDMSAMDGPSGWADAHAPEGTKILSYNDLIYRDTQGDTREPTREITVHLDGNMERYVWTINGKTFDPNVGIHVAYNERVRLILVNDSMMAHPMHLHGMFVQLENGQPMDKLPNKHTVIVPPGQTVSVILTADNEGTWAFHCHLMYHMLSGMMTDLVVEKPGAPPPASMPSATGDMKGMSGMSGMDMGKSPTSGTSGDMKGMDMSQSASPSAPLTKPNDMSGMQMPTPDAKAAEPSGATGSAMPGMDMGANDQGPPPGPPMVMTAPDAKPTTSTPDAMNGMAGMDMSKKPAAKAPPPKKKVAAVKKKGAPEPKPAPMKMDGMNMGGMNIGGMDMSGSVTTSKEASHAH, encoded by the coding sequence ATGAACCGCCTATTATCGCTGGTGTTCGGTCTGCTGGCTCTGGCTTTATGGCCATCGCTCACTCAGGCCGCACCGGTCCACCATGTTCAGGAATATAACCTCACCATCGCCCGCCAGATGGTTGAGGTTGCAGGCAAGCCTCGCAGCCGCATCACCGTCAATGGCACCAGTCCCGGCCCCGTTCTGCGCTTCACCGATGGCGATGACGCCATCATTCACGTCACCAATACCATGAGTGAGGACTCGTCGATTCACTGGCACGGACTGCTGGTGCCTGCGTCTCAGGATGGGGTTCCAGGCTTCAACGGCTTTGACGGCATACGGCCCGGCCAGACCTTCACCTATCACTTCCATATCAAGCAATCGGGCACATACTGGTATCACGCCCACTCTATGGGGCAGGAGCAGGATGGCCTGTTCGGTGCCATCGTCATCGCTCCGGCACCCGGATCGCAGGACGCGGCCGAGGATGTGAAATCAGACCGCGATTACACCGTCGTTCTGTCAGACGAGAGCCTTGAGCCCGCCCGCTCTATCGAGGCTCACCTTAAAATGTCCTCGGACTATTACGCCTATCATCGCCGTACCCTGGGCGACTTCTTCTCCGAGGTCGGCAAGATGGGCCTCGGCAAGGCGCTCAAAAAAGCAGGCCAGTGGGGCAGGATGAATATGAGCCCCAATGACCTCGCTGATGTTGAGGGCTATATCTTCATTGTCAATGGCGAAAGCCCCACTCAGAATTGGACCGGCCTTTTCAAGCCGGGCGAAAAGGTGCGCCTTCGCTTCATCAATGCCGCCTCCATGACCATGTATGATGTGCGCATTCCCGGTCTGAAAATGACGGTGGTTGCCGCCGATGGTCAACCGGTCGAACCGGTCAGCATCGATGAGTTCCGCATCGGCAATGCCGAAACCTATGATGTCATCGTCGAACCAAAGGACGACAAGGCCTACACGATCGCAGCCGAACCGATCGACCGCACGGGTTTTGCCATCGGCACCCTGGCGCCGCGTGACGGTATGAAGGGCGACATGCCCGCTCAGCGTCCGCGTTCCATCCTCACCATGTCCGATATGAATATGAGCATGATGATGATGGAAGACCCGAAAATGGACATGTCGGCCATGGACGGACCGAGCGGCTGGGCCGATGCCCATGCGCCCGAAGGTACCAAGATCCTCAGCTACAATGATCTCATCTATCGCGACACGCAGGGAGATACCCGCGAACCGACACGCGAAATCACCGTTCATCTCGACGGCAATATGGAACGCTATGTCTGGACGATCAACGGCAAGACGTTCGATCCGAATGTCGGCATCCATGTCGCCTACAACGAACGCGTCCGCCTGATCCTGGTGAATGACAGCATGATGGCGCACCCGATGCACCTTCACGGCATGTTCGTTCAGTTGGAAAATGGCCAGCCCATGGACAAGCTACCGAACAAGCACACCGTTATTGTGCCTCCCGGACAAACCGTATCAGTAATCCTGACGGCTGATAATGAAGGCACCTGGGCGTTCCATTGCCACCTCATGTACCACATGCTGTCCGGCATGATGACCGACCTCGTCGTCGAAAAGCCGGGCGCCCCACCTCCCGCGTCCATGCCGTCTGCCACAGGGGACATGAAGGGTATGAGCGGCATGTCCGGAATGGATATGGGCAAGTCACCCACGTCCGGCACGTCGGGCGATATGAAGGGCATGGACATGAGTCAGTCCGCCAGCCCTTCCGCGCCACTCACCAAACCCAATGACATGAGCGGGATGCAGATGCCAACGCCAGACGCAAAAGCAGCCGAACCAAGCGGAGCCACGGGTTCGGCCATGCCGGGCATGGATATGGGCGCCAACGACCAAGGCCCGCCACCTGGCCCTCCCATGGTCATGACCGCGCCGGACGCCAAGCCGACGACGTCTACGCCTGACGCCATGAACGGCATGGCTGGAATGGACATGAGCAAGAAGCCGGCAGCCAAGGCGCCTCCTCCAAAGAAAAAGGTGGCAGCCGTCAAAAAGAAGGGTGCGCCCGAACCCAAGCCCGCCCCAATGAAGATGGACGGCATGAACATGGGCGGCATGAACATAGGCGGCATGGATATGAGTGGGTCTGTAACCACCAGCAAGGAGGCTTCCCATGCGCACTAA
- a CDS encoding copper resistance protein B, which translates to MRTNLKFAALAALGLGLVAASAHADQPAALDAVANMHKPGLHHMFTLETDLSQHNGLTTGAWDFDGWAGGDTNRLWLKSEGEITDGKTDKGELWALYGRHVATYWDAQVGVRADLKPDVPGGKAHTFLAAGMTGMAPYFFDTEAHVFLRDDGAISGRLRYENHWLITQRLIMRPRFEMNVNSRKDAVEGLGIGLTDASIGVQTRYEIRREFAPYVDLTYRQKFGKTADYARLRGEKPSDTRLSFGIRWMF; encoded by the coding sequence ATGCGCACTAATCTGAAATTCGCAGCCCTTGCCGCACTCGGTCTCGGCCTTGTGGCGGCCTCGGCCCATGCCGATCAGCCCGCTGCCCTCGATGCCGTGGCCAATATGCACAAACCCGGCCTCCATCACATGTTCACGCTGGAAACCGACCTCTCACAACACAACGGCCTGACCACCGGCGCTTGGGACTTCGACGGCTGGGCGGGTGGCGATACCAATCGTTTATGGCTGAAGAGCGAAGGCGAAATCACCGACGGCAAAACTGACAAAGGCGAACTGTGGGCGCTCTATGGCCGTCATGTCGCAACCTATTGGGATGCGCAGGTCGGCGTCCGGGCGGATTTAAAACCCGACGTTCCCGGCGGAAAGGCGCATACCTTCCTCGCCGCGGGTATGACGGGTATGGCTCCCTATTTCTTCGATACCGAGGCCCACGTCTTCTTGCGAGACGACGGCGCAATATCTGGTCGTCTGCGCTATGAAAATCACTGGCTGATCACCCAGCGCCTCATCATGAGGCCACGGTTTGAGATGAATGTAAACAGTAGGAAGGACGCCGTTGAAGGTCTCGGAATCGGCCTCACCGATGCCAGCATCGGCGTACAGACTCGCTATGAAATCCGCCGCGAATTCGCCCCCTATGTCGATCTGACCTATCGGCAAAAGTTCGGCAAGACCGCCGATTACGCCCGTCTGCGCGGCGAAAAGCCATCGGACACTCGGCTAAGCTTCGGCATCCGGTGGATGTTCTAA